The following proteins are encoded in a genomic region of Pyricularia oryzae 70-15 chromosome 6, whole genome shotgun sequence:
- a CDS encoding minor extracellular protease vpr: MKVTGIILALGALASAGRSFRRDDGAGAAGNDTLASIAPKKFIVEVGEGSNRDELIRDIENKPGCRVTKVFDSAVFRGISVESDSVNTDELESLASVAKVWHATRVQLPPVVEGKSFSDEAAAPDYFIHDMTGVDKVQAQGILGKGVKVGVVDTGIDYTHPNLGRCFGKGCKVEGGYDFVGDSYWPFPGNTKMPDDDPQDAQGHGTHVAGIIAGNSDKLKGVAPEATLYSYKIFGFGGTDEETIIEAFIKAYEDGMDIISASVGSDGGWAETAWAEVSRRIVDEGIVVVIAAGNSGELGPWAMSSGASSPDALAVASVDATMARGRPWAATFNLDGHSNRTILAYRADVFVFPPEVVGLPIMPLTLNSSVENDACQPLSENLNLTGIIPLIRLGGCQDNIKERNAQLRGAKYILMYMEDGRIASFSGLSWAQSSKAMITNVAGKAIIDTVLAGGNVTGDFSIDTNTNYVGIFNSAGGKPSTFTSWGPTYDLSLKPDIAAPGGRVLSTYLGGGFREVSGTSQATPYVSGVAALYISKYGGRSVHGKGFARQLQARIMNTGKTIEFGDGTDKDYGFWAPPIQVGTGMVDAVAVLNYTTDMSFAKFNLNDTQHFSRYHSVDITNNGQESVEYTFTVQDAAGFESQWTDASEADYAPRIKDFVELVPIKIAPEVSLPQGKFVLAPGQTRRAQFNFKAPEGLNAARLPIYSGKVLITGSNGDKLSAPYFGVAADLKRNIPDMWYSQSGFPEVVSGVNNTKIQDKAAFGFNLSLAAQDFPRLRTILRYGTRELRWDIFAPDYTEREWVYPPVPGANKFVGAATSFDYSNSIYPNIFDPATQDRNDTFPFPVHNLVRDAPFLSLWFGKLANGSQIAPGRYQMRVAALAPFGNPRAADNWHVWKAPVFEVLESK, from the coding sequence ATGAAGGTCACGGGGATCATCCTTGCGCTAGGCGCGTTGGCCAGCGCCGGCAGGTCATTTCGTCGCGACGACGGCGCGGGAGCAGCAGGCAACGACACTCTTGCGTCGATTGCGCCCAAGAAGTTCATCGTCGAGGTTGGTGAGGGCTCCAACAGGGACGAGCTGATTCGGGACATTGAGAACAAGCCCGGGTGTCGCGTCACCAAGGTGTTTGACTCGGCCGTGTTCCGCGGCATCTCGGTGGAATCCGACAGCGTCAACACCGACGAGCTGGAGTCGCTGGCGTCGGTCGCAAAAGTATGGCACGCCACCCGCGTGCAGCTGCCGCCGGTGGTCGAGGGCAAGAGCTTCTCGGATGAGGCCGCGGCGCCGGACTACTTCATCCACGACATGACCGGCGTCGACAAGGTGCAGGCGCAGGGCATCCTCGGCAAGGGCGTCAAGGTCGGTGTGGTGGACACGGGAATCGACTACACGCACCCCAACCTCGGGCGCTGCTTCGGCAAGGGCTGCAAGGTCGAGGGCGGCTACGACTTTGTCGGCGACTCGTACTGGCCCTTTCCCGGAAACACCAAGATGCCCGACGACGATCCCCAAGACGCCCAGGGTCACGGCACCCACGTGGCTGGCATCATTGCTGGCAACAGCGACAAGCTGAAGGGCGTGGCCCCCGAGGCGACCCTCTACTCGTACaagatctttggcttcggcgGCACCGACGAGGAGACCATCATCGAGGCCTTCATCAAGGCCTACGAGGATGGCATGGATATCATCTCGGCCAGCGTCGGCAGCGACGGCGGTTGGGCCGAGACGGCCTGGGCCGAGGTCTCCAGGCGCATCGTGGACGAGGGCATCGTGGTGGTGATCGCTGCGGGCAACTCGGGCGAGCTGGGGCCTTGGGCCATGAGCTCGGGTGCTTCTTCGCCGGATGCTCTGGCGGTCGCATCGGTGGATGCCACCATGGCGAGGGGACGTCCTTGGGCGGCCACCTTCAACCTGGATGGGCACTCCAACCGGACCATTCTTGCCTACAGGGCCGACGTCTTTGTGTTCCCGCCAGAGGTCGTGGGCCTCCCGATCATGCCTCTGACCCTCAACTCGAGCGTCGAGAATGACGCCTGCCAGCCGCTGTCCGAGAACCTCAACCTGACGGGCATCATCCCTCTGATCCGCCTGGGCGGCTGCCAGGACAACATCAAGGAGAGGAACGCGCAGCTGCGTGGCGCCAAGTACATCCTCATGTACATGGAGGACGGCAGGATCGCCAGCTTCTCCGGACTGAGCTGGGCGCAGAGCTCCAAGGCCATGATCACCAACGTGGCGGGCAAGGCCATCATCGACACGGTCCTGGCGGGCGGCAACGTCACTGGCGACTTCTCCATCGACACAAACACCAACTACGTCGGCATCTTCAACTCGGCGGGCGGCAAGCCGTCGACTTTTACGTCTTGGGGTCCGACGTACGACCTGTCGCTCAAGCCCGACATCGCAGCCCCCGGAGGTCGCGTCTTGTCGACCTACCTCGGCGGTGGCTTCCGCGAGGTCAGCGGCACCAGCCAGGCCACGCCGTACGTCTCGGGCGTCGCCGCGCTCTACATCTCCAAGTACGGCGGCCGCAGCGTCCACGGCAAGGGCTTTGCGCGGCAGCTCCAGGCCCGCATCATGAACACGGGCAAGACCATCGAGTTTGGCGACGGCACGGACAAGGACTATGGGTTCTGGGCTCCCCCGATCCAGGTGGGCACCGGCATGGTGGACGCGGTGGCGGTGCTCAACTACACGACCGACATGTCgtttgccaagttcaaccTCAACGACACGCAGCACTTTAGCCGCTACCACTCGGTCGACATCACCAACAACGGCCAGGAGAGCGTCGAGTACACCTTTACGGTTCAGGACGCGGCCGGGTTCGAGAGCCAGTGGACCGACGCGTCCGAGGCGGACTACGCGCCGCGCATCAAGGACTTTGTCGAGCTGGTGCCCATCAAGATAGCGCCCGAGGTCAGCCTGCCGCAGGGCAAGTTCGTGCTGGCGCCGGGCCAGACGCGCAGGGCGCAGTTCAACTTCAAGGCGCCCGAGGGCCTGAACGCCGCCCGCCTGCCCATCTACAGCGGCAAGGTGCTGATCACGGGCAGCAACGGCGACAAGCTGTCGGCGCCGTACTTTGGCGTCGCGGCGGACCTCAAGCGCAACATCCCCGACATGTGGTACTCGCAAAGCGGCTTCCCCGAGGTCGTGTCGGGGGTCAACAACACCAAGATCCAGGACAAGGCCGCCTTTGGCTTCAACCTGTCCCTGGCCGCGCAGGACTTTCCGCGCCTGCGCACCATCCTGCGCTACGGGACGCGCGAGCTGCGGTGGGACATATTCGCCCCCGACTACACGGAGCGCGAGTGGGTGTACCCGCCCGTCCCCGGCGCCAACAAGTTCGTCGGCGCGGCCACGAGCTTCGACTACTCCAACAGCATCTACCCCAACATCTTTGACCCGGCCACGCAGGACCGCAACGACACCTTCCCCTTCCCCGTGCACAATCTGGTCCGCGACGCGCCCTTCCTGTCGCTCTGGTTCGGCAAGCTGGCCAACGGCTCGCAGATCGCCCCGGGCAGGTACCAGATGAGGGTTGCCGCCCTGGCGCCGTTCGGGAACCCGCGCGCGGCGGATAACTGGCACGTGTGGAAGGCCCCTGTGTTTGAGGTGTTGGAGAGCAAGTAG
- a CDS encoding aspergillopepsin-F, with the protein MRSIINLLYLALLATVVSAAPANNQKRSIQKRSFKVDRVRNLNFKGHNGPRELMKAYAKYSMPVPQGLLDAIAAQGKPEFKSQSVGESKISAQDPATNSSKAAGVGLVTATPEAGDVEYLSPVTIGGQTLNLDFDTGSSDLWIFSTMLPQNVQAGHTNFDPAKSTTFKQAQGLSFKIRYGDGSGASGVIGTETVDIGGVTVTGQAVEMATQVSGSFVKDTANNGLVGLAYSKLNTVSPVPQQTFFDNVMPSLAEPLFTADLRKGAVGAYEFGRIDNSKFTGEMKFIPVNTTRGFWQFSSEKFQVGNGQVKQGTKGGQAIADTGTTLILANPTTVQGYYSQVPGAVNDQQVGGITIPCDAKLPDLMLDVGGVMAKVKGSDIVFAQVQGNTCFGGMQPTTSSLQIYGDIFFKSQFVVFNGGNNTLGIADHAV; encoded by the exons ATGCGGTCTATCATCAACTTGTTGTACCTGGCACTGCTCGCCACGGTCGtctcggcggcgccggccaACAACCAGAAGCGATCCATCCAGAAGCGGTCGTTCAAGGTCGATCGGGTACGGAATTTGAACTTCAAGGGACACAATGGCCCTAGGGAGTTGATGAAGGCCTATGCCAAGTACAGCATGCCGGTGCCTCAGGGGCTCCTCGACGCCATCGCAGCTCAGGGCAAGCCGGAGTTCAAGTCGCAGTCTGTTGGCGAGTCAAAGATCAGTGCACAGGACCCCGCAACCAACAGCTCCAAGGCTGCCGGAGTTGGCTTGGTCACGGCCACTCCCGAGGCCGGTGATGTCGAGTACCTGTCTCCCGTCACCATCGGTGGACAGACGTTGAACCTGGACTTCGACACTGGGTCTTCCGATCTCTGGATCTTCAGCACCATGCTTCCCCAAAACGTCCAGGCTGGCCACACCAACTTCGACCCGGCCAAGTCGACCACCTTCAAGCAGGCGCAGGGACTTTCCTTCAAGATTCGCTACGGTGATGGATCCGGTGCGTCTGGTGTCATCGGCACCGAGACTGTCGACATTGGCGGCGTCACCGTCACTGGCCAGGCGGTCGAGATGGCCACGCAGGTTTCGGGATCTTTCGTCAAGGACACGGCCAACAACGGACTCGTCGGCCTCGCCTACTCCAAGCTCAACACCGTCAGCCCGGTTCCTCAGCAGACCTTCTTCGACAACGTCATGCCTAGCCTGGCCGAGCCTCTGTTCACTGCCGATCTGCGCAAGGGTGCCGTGGGCGCGTACGAGTTTGGCCGCATCGACAACAGCAAGTTCACCGGCGAGATGAAGTTCATCCCCGTCAACACCACCCGCGGTTTCTGGCAGTTCTCCAGCGAGAAGTTCCAGGTTGGCAACGGACAGGTCAAGCAGGGCACCAAAGGCGGCCAGGCCATTGCCGACACCGGCACCACCCTGATCCTCGCCAACCCTACCACCGTCCAAGGTTACTACAGCCAGGTTCCCGGCGCCGTCAACGACCAGCAGGTCGGTGGTATCACCATCCCTTGCGATGCTAAGCTGCCCGACTTGATGCTTGACGTCGGTGGCgtcatggccaaggtcaaggGCTCTGACATTGTCTTTGCTCAGGTCCAGGGTAACA CTTGCTTCGGTGGCATGCAACCCACAACTTCAAGTCTGCAAATCTATGGTGACATTTTCTTCAAGTCGCAGTTTGTTGTCTTCAATGGCGGCAACAACACCCTGGGTATCGCCGACCACGCcgtctaa
- a CDS encoding mitochondrial intermembrane space import and assembly protein 40 translates to MYRAAIRTTTRAARSAPLSNPSRRYLSSTPADKPRTWKGAAVRWGLAFGALYWYNTSPIFADEPIPQTIAAPPKFRDAELPTVESVIEQKRKEAEARAAKAVAAPAAPSEKPQDPTPEASAVEAVPAKGEAAPASGAMPGSPEALEEEAGQQGAFNPETGEINWDCPCLGGMADGPCGEEFKAAFSCFVYSTEEPKGMDCIEKFQGMQDCFKKYPEVYGAELADAEATGEDDADALPLPESSSDAPVAEKATEVKDSQTALDLSVPEPKVDAAVVPKVKETPAKTIPESEVIPKKAVDATDANEKAKEQ, encoded by the exons ATGTATCGCGCCGCGATCAGAACAACGACGCGCGCCGCTCGATCCGCGCCGTTGTCGAACCCGAGCCGCCGATATCTCAGCTCAACTCCGGCCGACAAGCCGAGGACATGGAAGGGCGCTGCGGTCAGATGGGGTTTGGCATTTGGTGCTCTCTACTGGTACAACACAAGTCCCATTTTTGCGGACGagccgatac CACAAACCATCGCCGCACCTCCCAAATTCCGTGATGCCGAGTTACCCACCGTCGAGTCTGTAATCGAGCAGAAGCgcaaggaggccgaggccagAGCTGCCAAGGCCGTagcggcgccggcggcgccgtcaGAGAAGCCGCAGGACCCTACACCAGAAGCCAGCGCAGTCGAGGCCGTGCCTGCCAAGGGGGAGGCCGCGCCAGCCTCGGGTGCGATGCCGGGATCACCCGAAGCTTTGGAGGAAGAGGCCGGCCAGCAGGGCGCTTTCAACCCTGAGACGGGCGAGATCAACTGGGACTGCCCATGCCTCGGCGGAATGGCCGACGGACCCTGCGGCGAGGAGTTTAAGGCTGCATTCAGCTGCTTCGTCTACTCGACCGAAGAGCCGAAGGGCATGGACTGCATTGAGAAGTTCCA AGGCATGCAGGATTGTTTCAAGAAGTACCCTGAGGTTTACGGCGCCGAGCTAGCAGATGCGGAAGCGACAGGTGAGGACGACGCCGACGCTCTCCCTCTGCCGGAGAGCTCGAGCGACGCCCCTGTTGCCGAAAAGGCTACCGAGGTCAAGGACTCACAGACGGCCCTGGACTTGTCGGTACCCGAGCCCAAGGTTGATGCGGCGGTCGTCCCCAAGGTTAAGGAGACCCCCGCAAAGACAATCCCAGAGAGCGAGGTTATCCCCAAAAAAGCCGTTGATGCAACCGATGCAAACGAGAAGGCCAAGGAGCAGTAA
- a CDS encoding thiamine pyrophosphokinase: MDSSQSTTTFEWHPRRVFERQQHDESPSCQTFSVVVLNQPISNLPVLRNLWAKSSFRVAADGGANQLLEASRDLANNLDVIIGDLDSFTASSAEFYSSLPSPPQVIKITEQESTDFSKAVTHIRSRTDKPSDIVAIGGLGGRVDQGLSQMHHLCIFQEDPSYGQGRVYLVSEESLTFLLKPGKHNILVPDWAGLFGKHVGIIPIKGPAIISTKGLEWDVKEWKTEFGGRISTSNHLLPETEVVEVETDKDVIFTIALK, from the exons ATGGATTCTAGTCAAAGTACGACGACATTCGAGTGGCATCCTCGCCGTGTTTTTGAGCGGCAGCAACATGATGAGTCCCCATCATGTCAAACATTCTCGGTTGTGGTACTTAACCAACCTATTAGCAACCTACCTGTGCTGCGAAATCTGTGGGCAAAAT CAAGCTTCCGGGTAGCCGCTGATGGTGGTGCAAACCAGCTACTTGAGGCTTCAAGAGATTTAGCC AATAATTTGGATGTGATTATCGGAGACCTGGACTCCTTCACAGCCTCAAGCGCCGAGTTCTATTCCTCCCTCCCCAGCCCACCACAGGTCATCAAGATCACAGAACAAGAGTCGACCGACTTTTCCAAAGCGGTCACCCACATCCGCTCCCGGACCGACAAGCCCAGCGACATCGTGGCCATAGGCGGACTGGGTGGCAGAGTCGACCAGGGCCTCAGTCAGATGCACCACCTGTGTATTTTTCAGGAGGATCCGAGCTACGGTCAGGGTCGCGTGTACCTCGTATCTGAAGAAAGCCTGACGTTCCTGCTTAAGCCGGGCAAGCACAATATCTTGGTCCCGGACTGGGCAGGGCTGTTTGGGAAGCACGTCGGCATCATACCCATCAAGGGACCCGCCATTATATCGACCAAGGGGTTGGAGTGGGACGTGAAGGAGTGGAAGACCGAGTTCGGAGGGCGCATATCGACGAGCAACCACCTCCTGCCAGAGACCGAGGTCGTCGAGGTCGAAACAGACAAGGATGTCATCTTCACCATCGCACTGAAGTAG
- a CDS encoding transporter BOS1: MILRVQVSNHIVMNATFNSALKQSTNIRRDLGNITDPTPAALGTLSASLTSFSRTVDEYNALAKQELNPAKQEKAFERIRNFREELHGFRSQLDSLKAAREDAAHTQNRSELLGRRPFVTSTPENPYANAGGGGGGGYSSQQQQKQSSLSMGSDDMTRESHALREQDFFSSTNSALDEYIARGQAVLGDLGAQREMMKNTQKRLYSVANTLGVSGETIRMVERRARQDKWIFWAGVVVFLLFCWLCIHFLR; encoded by the exons ATGATTTTACGTGTCCAAGTC AGCAACCACATAGTTATG AACGCAACTTTCAACTCTGCGCTCAAGCAGAGCACCAACATCCGCCGCGACCTCGGAAACATCACGGACCCGACGCCCGCCGCCCTCGGCACCCTCTCTGCCTCGCTCACGTCCTTCTCGCGCACCGTGGACGAGTACAACGCCCTCGCCAAGCAGGAGCTCAACCCGGCCAAGCAGGAAAAGGCCTTTGAGCGCATCCGCAACTTCCGTGAGGAGCTGCACGGCTTCCGCAGCCAGCTCGACAGCCTCAAGGCCGCCCGCGAAGATGCCGCGCACACCCAGAACCGGTCCGAGCTGCTCGGCCGCCGGCCGTTTGTAACCTCGACGCCCGAGAACCcctacgccaacgccggcggcggcggcggcggcggttattcaagtcagcagcagcagaagcaGTCGTCCCTGAGCATGGGAAGCGACGACATGACGCGCGAGTCGCACGCGCTGCGCGAGCAGGACTTCTTCTCGAGCACCAACTCGGCCCTCGACGAGTACATAGCCAGAGGGCAGGCGGTGCTGGGCGACCTCGGTGCCCAACGGGAGATGATGAAGAACACGCAGAAGAGGCTGTACTCGGTCGCCAACACGCTCGGTGTGTCGGGCGAGACGATCCGCATGGTCGAGAGGCGGGCCAGGCAGGACAAGTGGATCTTTTGGGCCGGCGTAGTGGTGTTTTTGCTCTTTTGCTGGCTTTGCATTCACTTCCTGCGGTAA